In Opitutaceae bacterium TAV5, one genomic interval encodes:
- a CDS encoding glycerate dehydrogenase produces MNTPSRPVAVFLLNPASMDRIYGEEERADISRLAAVPPPLLTAQTWREHPDVCRSAEVIFSGWGMPCADEEFLAAFPALKAVFYGAGSVKGFVTDALWQRGIIVSSAGAANAVPVAEFAVSQIVLSAKRVWHLAAVTRARRAFPPSADRESPGMYDSTIGLISLGTIGRMVARRLQDFHVRVVACDPLIDPLEAARLDVELCSLEDVFRQADVVSCHTPWLPETEGLIQQKHFASMKPGATFINTARGAIIDESGLIAVLRERPDLWALLDVTWPIPPEPGSPLHDLPNVMLTPHIAGSMGPECRRMGRAMVEEFQRYLSGAPLGHVICREQALVMA; encoded by the coding sequence ATGAACACTCCATCAAGACCCGTCGCCGTTTTCCTGCTGAATCCGGCTTCGATGGATCGCATTTACGGCGAGGAAGAACGCGCCGACATCAGCCGGCTGGCGGCTGTACCGCCTCCGTTGCTCACCGCCCAAACGTGGCGCGAGCATCCTGATGTCTGCCGAAGCGCCGAAGTCATTTTCTCGGGATGGGGCATGCCCTGCGCGGATGAGGAATTCCTCGCGGCGTTTCCCGCCCTGAAAGCCGTTTTTTACGGAGCCGGTTCGGTCAAGGGATTCGTTACCGACGCGCTCTGGCAACGCGGGATCATTGTCTCCAGCGCCGGCGCGGCCAATGCCGTGCCGGTCGCCGAATTTGCCGTTTCACAGATTGTCCTTTCCGCCAAACGCGTCTGGCACCTCGCAGCCGTGACGCGTGCGCGTCGCGCCTTCCCGCCGTCTGCCGACCGCGAATCGCCCGGCATGTATGATTCCACGATCGGCCTGATCTCACTGGGCACGATCGGCCGCATGGTCGCGCGGCGGCTCCAGGATTTTCATGTCCGCGTAGTCGCTTGTGATCCGCTGATCGACCCGCTCGAAGCCGCCCGTCTCGATGTGGAATTGTGTTCACTGGAGGACGTTTTCCGGCAGGCCGATGTGGTGAGTTGTCATACGCCCTGGCTGCCGGAGACCGAGGGGCTGATTCAACAAAAACACTTCGCCTCCATGAAGCCGGGCGCGACCTTCATCAACACCGCCCGCGGCGCGATCATCGACGAAAGCGGCCTGATCGCCGTCCTGCGGGAGCGTCCCGATTTGTGGGCCCTGCTCGATGTCACCTGGCCGATTCCTCCCGAGCCCGGTTCGCCGCTCCATGATTTGCCCAATGTCATGCTCACGCCGCACATCGCCGGCAGCATGGGGCCGGAATGCCGCCGCATGGGCCGCGCCATGGTCGAGGAGTTTCAGCGTTACCTGAGCGGCGCACCGCTCGGTCACGTCATTTGTCGCGAACAGGCGCTCGTCATGGCCTGA
- a CDS encoding anchor protein, whose amino-acid sequence MQTHSILLLLTGLLTCATSVWATPVEIDLLGRSWYRSSTNITTWSKTSTQIVYRPNTENTEALAYFANQSSPVTLDIGEKLTLSFDYTITGAVNNRASSLRMGLFNSGEATRVSGNFSSAAGADDYTGYFITTNPGATGETGTALRARTDGSSTSYLLGGGASSVPGVVLDSSASTKVTLNASYSGFLEIARISATEVRITYSFGGESVVWTDSVYNYTSFDTIGVNFSKVSSADSTTLTINRLTLEVTAIPEPATVALLGGLGSFLLAVACGRRRQR is encoded by the coding sequence ATGCAAACACATAGTATCCTTCTTCTGCTCACAGGGCTCCTGACCTGCGCCACGTCCGTTTGGGCAACACCGGTCGAAATCGACCTGCTGGGCCGTTCCTGGTATCGGAGCAGCACAAATATCACCACATGGAGCAAGACCAGCACACAGATTGTTTATCGCCCCAATACCGAAAACACCGAGGCGCTCGCCTACTTCGCCAACCAAAGCTCGCCGGTCACGCTCGATATCGGTGAAAAACTCACGCTTTCGTTTGATTACACGATTACAGGTGCCGTCAACAACCGGGCCTCTTCGTTGCGCATGGGCCTGTTCAACTCCGGCGAGGCAACGCGTGTAAGCGGAAATTTCTCCAGTGCAGCAGGAGCCGACGACTACACGGGGTATTTCATCACGACCAATCCGGGAGCCACCGGTGAGACCGGCACAGCCCTTCGCGCAAGAACAGACGGCAGTTCCACATCCTATCTCCTGGGTGGAGGCGCCAGCAGTGTCCCCGGTGTGGTGCTGGATTCCAGTGCTTCGACCAAAGTCACTCTGAACGCTTCCTACAGCGGCTTCTTGGAAATTGCGCGCATCAGCGCCACCGAAGTCAGAATCACTTATTCATTCGGAGGCGAATCTGTCGTGTGGACGGATTCCGTTTACAACTACACCTCCTTCGACACGATTGGCGTGAATTTTAGCAAGGTATCCAGTGCTGACTCAACTACCCTGACGATCAATCGGCTGACGTTGGAGGTCACCGCCATCCCCGAGCCTGCGACGGTCGCCCTGCTCGGCGGACTGGGAAGTTTTTTGCTGGCCGTCGCCTGTGGGCGCCGTCGGCAACGCTGA
- a CDS encoding N-terminal cleavage protein encodes MNPVFPYPKKTTVMRSRLPRGILLASETRQGFTLIELLTVIVIIGILAAILVPVVSKVRQSAANVQCVSALRQYGLGIQMYVNDRRDGKLPGPLYGHVLPQTRTNNGEPQNKHLFSFIAPYLSLKTTYNDRYLPDEYVCLGWRRNVPVVDWKTKDGPPVYLLTSGVKSARYSSKNPWGNANDENSTPLTWAEVVSENPASRTWALRDVDAMNTSSYSGKLPKEPVHGDHRNQLYFDWHVGRVSKADSDKAP; translated from the coding sequence ATGAACCCCGTATTTCCCTACCCAAAAAAAACGACCGTCATGCGTTCGCGCTTGCCGCGAGGAATCCTCCTCGCCAGCGAGACTCGGCAAGGTTTCACCCTGATCGAGCTCCTTACTGTGATCGTGATCATCGGCATCCTCGCCGCGATTCTGGTGCCCGTGGTGTCGAAGGTTCGCCAGTCGGCGGCCAATGTGCAATGCGTGTCGGCGCTGAGACAGTATGGCCTGGGCATCCAGATGTACGTGAACGACAGGCGTGACGGAAAGCTGCCGGGGCCGCTGTACGGGCACGTTTTGCCCCAGACACGCACCAACAATGGTGAGCCTCAAAACAAACACCTGTTCAGCTTCATTGCCCCCTACCTCTCGCTCAAAACGACTTATAATGACCGGTATTTGCCGGACGAGTACGTCTGCCTTGGCTGGCGTCGCAACGTCCCCGTCGTTGACTGGAAAACCAAGGATGGGCCGCCCGTCTACTTGCTCACCTCGGGGGTAAAATCAGCCCGCTACAGCAGCAAGAACCCGTGGGGGAACGCCAACGACGAGAACAGCACACCGCTCACTTGGGCGGAGGTTGTTTCGGAAAACCCTGCCTCCCGGACGTGGGCCTTGCGGGATGTGGATGCGATGAACACCTCCTCCTATTCCGGCAAGCTCCCGAAGGAACCCGTCCACGGCGATCACCGCAACCAGCTCTATTTCGACTGGCACGTCGGCCGCGTCAGCAAGGCCGATTCCGACAAGGCACCCTGA
- a CDS encoding N-terminal cleavage protein yields MKNNTSFRNGSGRMQGFPSPVGFMSSTRSRHRAFTLIELLTVVAIIGILSAITLAALGSVRQTARRAQNVAKLRTLGMACHLYANDNKGKMPVVVINSSGDAQQTEGVNLFSNRQDLLRILGEGFPGGSGAGQVPNADVFYGPFTPPLEEGRTPGQLKATSNVGFRISYCFYSLPASGTAIEPDLFNDRNDANYVRTTPLLADPTSASKIQDTGFTDTKAAVVRLDGSVTVFPLSRFTGLGSYDTIRVLAGLKQPTSP; encoded by the coding sequence ATGAAAAACAACACATCCTTCCGGAATGGAAGCGGCCGCATGCAGGGTTTTCCCTCTCCTGTCGGCTTCATGTCATCTACCCGTTCGCGACATCGCGCTTTTACCCTGATCGAACTGCTCACGGTCGTGGCCATCATCGGTATCCTTTCCGCGATTACACTGGCCGCTCTCGGCAGCGTACGCCAGACCGCCCGCCGGGCGCAAAACGTGGCCAAACTGCGTACGCTCGGCATGGCTTGCCACCTCTACGCCAACGATAACAAGGGCAAGATGCCTGTGGTCGTGATCAATTCTTCGGGCGATGCGCAGCAGACCGAAGGCGTGAACCTGTTCAGCAACCGACAGGACTTGCTCCGAATACTTGGAGAAGGATTTCCCGGCGGTTCGGGCGCCGGCCAGGTTCCCAATGCGGATGTGTTTTATGGTCCCTTCACGCCTCCGCTGGAAGAAGGACGCACGCCCGGCCAGCTCAAGGCCACGTCAAACGTCGGCTTCCGTATCAGCTATTGTTTTTATTCCCTCCCCGCCAGCGGAACCGCCATAGAGCCTGATCTGTTCAATGACCGCAATGATGCGAATTACGTGCGGACCACGCCCCTGCTTGCCGACCCCACCAGCGCGAGCAAGATACAGGATACGGGCTTTACGGATACAAAAGCCGCCGTGGTGCGGCTGGATGGAAGCGTAACGGTGTTCCCGCTGTCCCGCTTCACCGGGCTCGGTTCATATGACACCATACGAGTGCTTGCCGGACTGAAACAGCCCACTTCTCCATGA
- a CDS encoding anchor protein: protein MLMNTNKTLSTVAAFAILAVTSVSAQTTINWASPSTGGLSVDANWEGGARPTASDQIANFGNATANRTVIAYNGGIGGLLLGIEFSQTSPFQNIVELRRNVGFTNAIVLGASGGGQVILRLDTALAAIASADTVDGGAYAAVAGASVRSLSAAGGITLNTGGALHLGKIINASGATIETVQLFNADTTIAGGELVVQNARKTGSGNATRVTYTASGVGKGNITMSSGKIEVGAAYTGSTSGTTITDTNLKLSGALTLTGGTTLLHLFSTTDAAKIVSATTITFGGDLVIDLASGALADGAVFKLFETTEGLTGDFASVTLSGISQSLASDGNGLWTTDYNGFNYAFSASTGNLSISTSQIPEPSAVALLAGISTLALVIGLRRLKR from the coding sequence ATGCTTATGAATACCAACAAAACCCTCAGCACCGTGGCAGCATTTGCCATTCTTGCGGTCACTTCCGTGTCCGCGCAAACGACTATCAACTGGGCCAGTCCCTCGACCGGCGGCCTGTCGGTTGATGCCAATTGGGAAGGCGGAGCCCGCCCGACCGCTAGCGACCAAATCGCCAATTTCGGGAATGCCACGGCCAACCGGACGGTGATCGCCTACAACGGGGGGATCGGCGGGTTGCTGCTCGGTATCGAGTTTTCACAGACGTCCCCTTTCCAGAATATCGTGGAACTTCGTCGCAACGTCGGTTTTACCAACGCGATTGTGCTTGGGGCCTCCGGAGGAGGGCAGGTGATCCTTCGCCTTGACACGGCGCTCGCCGCCATTGCTTCCGCCGACACCGTCGATGGCGGCGCCTATGCGGCAGTAGCCGGCGCCTCCGTACGTTCCCTTTCTGCGGCGGGCGGCATCACTCTCAACACAGGTGGAGCGTTGCATCTGGGCAAGATCATCAATGCCAGTGGTGCCACCATCGAGACAGTGCAGCTGTTCAATGCCGACACGACCATCGCCGGCGGGGAACTTGTCGTCCAGAATGCGCGGAAAACGGGCTCCGGTAACGCGACTCGCGTGACCTATACCGCCAGCGGCGTCGGCAAGGGCAACATCACCATGAGCTCCGGTAAAATCGAGGTGGGCGCCGCCTATACCGGGAGCACTTCCGGGACGACCATCACCGACACCAATCTCAAACTCAGCGGAGCCCTCACCCTGACCGGCGGCACCACTCTGTTGCACCTGTTCTCCACGACCGATGCGGCCAAGATCGTCTCGGCCACCACCATCACGTTTGGCGGCGACCTTGTGATTGATCTCGCTTCCGGCGCACTCGCGGACGGCGCCGTCTTCAAATTATTCGAGACTACCGAAGGGCTGACCGGCGACTTTGCATCAGTCACCCTGTCCGGCATCAGCCAGTCGCTTGCGAGCGACGGGAACGGACTCTGGACAACCGACTACAACGGTTTCAATTACGCCTTCTCGGCATCCACCGGCAATCTCTCCATCAGCACCTCGCAGATTCCCGAGCCTTCCGCCGTCGCGCTCCTTGCCGGGATCAGCACGCTGGCGCTGGTTATCGGCTTGCGTCGACTGAAACGCTGA
- a CDS encoding LacI family transcriptional regulator, with protein sequence MLAGMFLESRMNPLPGITLQSIAKAAGVARSTVSKALRNDPTIPAETCRRIQAQAKKLGYKPSPAVSALMSQLRRNRHRKHFEPVAFVTAFPTPDKWRSMIQYKAYFDGATQRCEELGFRLEEFWLGSVNWQGARLSNILQTRAIRGVLLAPAPATTVTRIDMDWTQFSIVAFGYGLKNLPCHRVTNDQYRTLLRLLSRLDHLGYRRIGLMYPKSSDQSILNYLFAATSVYQSYLPQALHVPPLMVEHQNSRDLIEWIRQHRPDAVVVSHSDALKWLKEAGIRVPEDLGVAFFSGRDIRAEKLAGMDQNPRHIGMTAIELMAEQLYENRTGIPAFQKIVLVEGEWNDGWTVRDQGIGPSLDWSRLL encoded by the coding sequence ATGCTGGCAGGCATGTTCCTCGAATCACGCATGAACCCTCTTCCCGGCATTACCCTGCAATCCATCGCCAAGGCCGCGGGCGTGGCGCGTTCAACGGTTTCCAAGGCGTTGCGCAACGATCCGACGATTCCGGCCGAAACCTGCCGGCGTATTCAGGCGCAGGCGAAAAAACTCGGTTACAAGCCCAGCCCCGCCGTTTCGGCCCTGATGAGCCAGCTCCGGCGCAACCGGCACCGGAAACATTTCGAGCCGGTCGCGTTTGTCACCGCATTCCCGACCCCGGACAAATGGAGATCAATGATCCAGTACAAAGCCTATTTCGACGGAGCCACCCAACGCTGCGAGGAACTGGGCTTTCGCCTCGAAGAGTTCTGGCTGGGTAGCGTCAACTGGCAGGGCGCACGCTTGTCGAATATCCTGCAAACACGCGCCATCCGGGGGGTGCTTCTTGCGCCCGCACCCGCCACCACCGTCACCCGTATCGACATGGACTGGACACAGTTCTCCATTGTCGCATTCGGCTACGGTCTCAAGAATCTGCCCTGCCATCGCGTGACCAATGACCAGTACCGCACCTTGCTGCGCCTGCTCTCGCGGCTCGATCATCTCGGTTACCGCCGCATCGGACTGATGTATCCGAAATCTTCCGACCAGAGTATCCTCAATTATCTGTTCGCCGCAACGTCCGTCTACCAGAGCTATCTTCCGCAGGCGCTCCACGTGCCCCCGCTCATGGTGGAGCATCAGAATTCCCGCGACCTGATCGAGTGGATCCGTCAGCACCGGCCCGATGCCGTGGTGGTCAGCCATTCGGATGCGCTGAAGTGGCTGAAGGAAGCGGGCATTCGCGTGCCCGAAGACCTGGGGGTGGCGTTTTTTTCCGGACGCGACATCCGCGCCGAAAAACTCGCCGGCATGGACCAGAATCCGCGCCACATCGGCATGACGGCCATCGAGCTGATGGCAGAGCAACTTTACGAAAACCGCACCGGTATCCCCGCCTTCCAGAAAATCGTCCTCGTCGAAGGCGAATGGAACGACGGCTGGACGGTGCGAGACCAGGGAATCGGTCCTTCACTCGACTGGAGCCGGCTGCTCTGA
- a CDS encoding D-mannonate dehydratase, translated as MHLGFGLYRHMLDRDHLRFARQCGATHIVVHLVDYFNRTSNRQDQPVDGGRGGGWGHAGDPDTLWSVDELAAIRELIESEGMVWYAIENFDPAHWHDVLLDGPKKEAQLAGLQTMIRRVGEVGIPVIGYNFSLAGVYGRVHGNWARGGAAGVGLAGSVDQEPMPDGMVWNMTFDETARGTSIRTRVDSATLWQRLETFLRACLPVAEQAGVRLAAHPDDPPVERLRDTPRLVYQPHLYQRLLDMVPGPSNTLEYCLGTIAEMSEGDVYEATEQYAAQQKISYIHFRNVRGRVPSYREVFVDEGDIDMKRILSILKKHDYSGILIPDHAPQMNCAAPWHAGMAYAMGYMKCALESYT; from the coding sequence ATGCACCTCGGATTCGGACTCTATCGCCACATGCTGGACCGCGATCATCTGCGCTTTGCCAGACAATGCGGCGCCACCCATATCGTCGTTCATCTGGTCGATTACTTCAACCGGACATCGAACCGCCAAGACCAGCCCGTCGACGGCGGCCGCGGGGGCGGCTGGGGCCACGCCGGCGACCCGGACACCCTGTGGTCGGTCGATGAACTGGCGGCCATCCGGGAGCTCATCGAATCCGAAGGCATGGTCTGGTACGCCATCGAGAATTTCGACCCCGCCCATTGGCACGATGTGCTCCTGGACGGCCCGAAAAAGGAGGCGCAACTCGCCGGCCTGCAAACGATGATTCGCAGGGTGGGGGAGGTCGGCATTCCGGTGATCGGCTACAATTTCAGTCTGGCCGGCGTTTACGGGCGCGTGCACGGGAATTGGGCGCGCGGAGGCGCCGCGGGCGTGGGACTGGCCGGTTCCGTCGACCAGGAGCCGATGCCCGACGGCATGGTCTGGAACATGACCTTCGACGAGACGGCCAGGGGCACCTCCATCCGCACCCGGGTGGACTCCGCGACGCTCTGGCAACGTCTGGAAACCTTTCTGAGAGCCTGCCTGCCGGTTGCGGAGCAGGCGGGCGTCCGGCTGGCCGCGCATCCGGACGATCCGCCGGTCGAACGATTGCGCGATACGCCGCGCCTGGTTTACCAGCCGCACCTGTATCAGCGCCTCCTGGACATGGTTCCCGGTCCGTCGAATACCCTGGAGTACTGCCTGGGCACCATCGCGGAAATGAGCGAAGGCGATGTTTACGAGGCGACGGAGCAGTACGCCGCCCAGCAGAAAATCAGCTACATTCATTTTCGCAATGTCCGGGGACGCGTGCCTTCCTACCGGGAGGTTTTTGTGGATGAGGGGGACATCGACATGAAGCGCATTCTTTCGATCCTCAAAAAGCACGATTACTCCGGCATCCTGATTCCGGACCACGCTCCGCAGATGAACTGCGCGGCTCCGTGGCATGCCGGGATGGCCTATGCCATGGGTTATATGAAATGCGCCCTGGAAAGTTACACATGA
- a CDS encoding 3-oxoacyl-ACP reductase, with protein MENDELTAFSLRGECALITGGGSGLGFAIARCMAAAGARVVLVGRREGQLAEAAAAIGPSASFVAHDVTALERAGELVGRARASAGGAIGILVNNAGIHLKKAVDETSPEEFQSVLTTHLCAAHALNRAVLPGMREQGRGSILMIASMTSLFGIPLVVAYSAAKSACLGMTRSMAAELSGAGIRVNAIAPGWIESPMLRQALDGDQARTDRILARTPMRRLGEPEDIGRAAVYLASPAAKFVTGVCLPVDGGASIGF; from the coding sequence ATGGAAAACGACGAACTGACAGCTTTTTCCCTGCGGGGAGAATGCGCCCTGATCACCGGTGGCGGCAGCGGGCTGGGTTTTGCCATCGCGCGGTGCATGGCCGCCGCCGGCGCCCGCGTGGTGCTGGTCGGGCGGCGGGAGGGCCAGCTGGCCGAAGCCGCCGCGGCGATCGGTCCCTCCGCCTCCTTCGTGGCGCATGACGTGACCGCACTGGAGCGCGCCGGTGAACTGGTGGGAAGGGCCCGGGCATCGGCGGGCGGAGCGATCGGCATCCTGGTCAACAACGCCGGCATCCACCTCAAGAAGGCGGTGGACGAGACCAGCCCGGAAGAATTCCAGTCCGTTCTGACGACGCATCTCTGCGCCGCGCATGCCCTCAACCGCGCGGTGCTGCCCGGCATGCGCGAGCAGGGCAGGGGCTCCATCCTCATGATCGCCTCGATGACCTCCCTCTTCGGCATCCCTCTGGTGGTGGCCTACAGCGCGGCCAAAAGCGCCTGCCTCGGCATGACCCGGAGCATGGCGGCGGAGCTGTCCGGGGCGGGCATCCGGGTGAACGCCATCGCTCCCGGGTGGATCGAGAGTCCGATGTTGCGGCAGGCCCTCGACGGCGACCAGGCCAGGACCGACAGGATTCTTGCGCGCACGCCCATGAGACGCCTCGGGGAACCGGAGGACATCGGCCGGGCCGCCGTTTACCTGGCCAGCCCGGCGGCAAAATTCGTGACCGGCGTTTGTCTGCCCGTGGATGGCGGGGCTTCCATCGGCTTTTGA
- a CDS encoding demethylmenaquinone methyltransferase, whose amino-acid sequence MSHPAVEWSDDRQLFDLVRRELYTPVVGDILDTYGRFHQTLPAQVQPMREAMVVVGRAMPVVMVDVYGPQKKPFGLLTEALDDLRRDEVYLASGGDMRCAYWGELLTAAARTRGAAGAVINGYHRDTPKVLEQGWPVFSRGRYCQDSAVRTQVADFRCALEAGGVRVEPGDLVFGDLDGVVIIPRAIENEVITRALEKARGEKVVRQAIESGMSATEAFATYGIL is encoded by the coding sequence ATGTCGCACCCCGCTGTGGAATGGTCGGATGACCGGCAACTCTTCGATCTTGTCCGTCGTGAACTCTACACGCCGGTTGTCGGTGATATTCTGGATACGTACGGGCGTTTCCATCAGACGCTCCCGGCGCAGGTGCAGCCCATGCGCGAGGCGATGGTGGTCGTGGGGCGCGCCATGCCGGTTGTGATGGTGGATGTGTACGGTCCCCAAAAAAAGCCCTTTGGCCTCCTGACCGAGGCCCTTGACGATCTCCGGCGCGACGAGGTGTACCTGGCCTCCGGAGGCGACATGCGTTGCGCGTACTGGGGCGAGCTGTTGACGGCCGCGGCGCGCACCCGCGGGGCAGCCGGGGCCGTGATCAACGGCTACCACCGGGACACACCCAAAGTGCTGGAGCAGGGGTGGCCGGTTTTTTCCCGGGGACGCTATTGCCAGGATTCGGCCGTGCGCACGCAGGTGGCCGATTTCCGGTGCGCTCTGGAAGCAGGCGGTGTCCGGGTGGAGCCGGGCGACCTGGTCTTCGGCGATCTGGACGGCGTGGTGATCATTCCCCGGGCGATCGAGAACGAGGTCATCACCCGGGCTCTGGAGAAGGCACGCGGAGAAAAGGTCGTGCGCCAGGCCATCGAGAGCGGCATGAGCGCCACGGAGGCATTCGCGACCTACGGAATTCTGTAA
- a CDS encoding AraC family transcriptional regulator, producing the protein MLDPDPRGSINPPRGRRPWLIPGEADSGGLCYLAWGRRRYGDDPIPVARQAGHVYFLILRGTPVLRFEEGEFSCAPGLFFILHPARPMGWIDRPGSVQEILCWIWKHPPEIRNLRPARGEWLHWHLPAETTATLQRLHRATRNELARADRYSPLALGKLQTELDIELARSREIAHADARARLPEKLRLALDWIERHPASTRPVADLCDRLEMEPSNLARLFRRHLGRPPQDIVNEHKIRAATRRLQAGDPVKNVALDLGYRHIHDFSRFYRLKTGNTPSSLRR; encoded by the coding sequence ATGCTTGATCCAGATCCCCGGGGTTCCATCAACCCGCCGCGCGGAAGACGGCCTTGGCTCATACCCGGTGAAGCCGACAGCGGCGGTCTGTGTTACCTTGCCTGGGGCCGAAGGCGTTATGGCGACGATCCCATTCCCGTGGCCAGGCAGGCCGGCCATGTCTATTTTCTGATATTACGCGGGACGCCGGTGCTGCGATTCGAGGAGGGCGAGTTTTCCTGCGCTCCCGGATTGTTTTTTATCCTGCATCCGGCGCGCCCCATGGGCTGGATCGACCGGCCCGGAAGCGTGCAGGAGATACTGTGCTGGATCTGGAAACATCCTCCGGAGATCAGAAACCTCCGGCCTGCCAGAGGAGAGTGGCTGCACTGGCACCTGCCTGCGGAAACCACGGCGACCCTTCAACGCCTGCACCGCGCCACCCGCAACGAGCTTGCCCGGGCGGACCGGTATTCTCCACTCGCCCTCGGAAAGTTGCAGACGGAACTGGACATCGAACTGGCCCGGTCACGCGAAATCGCGCACGCAGATGCCAGGGCCCGCCTGCCCGAAAAGCTACGCCTCGCCCTGGACTGGATCGAACGCCACCCTGCGTCCACCCGGCCGGTGGCCGATCTGTGCGACCGGCTGGAAATGGAACCCTCGAACCTCGCCCGCCTCTTCCGGAGGCATCTGGGCCGCCCTCCCCAGGACATCGTCAACGAGCACAAAATCCGTGCGGCCACCCGGCGTCTCCAGGCGGGAGACCCCGTCAAAAATGTGGCTCTGGACCTCGGTTATCGCCACATCCACGACTTCTCCCGCTTCTATCGTCTGAAAACAGGGAACACTCCGTCTTCTCTCAGGCGATAG